A genomic segment from Actinomyces lilanjuaniae encodes:
- the rplC gene encoding 50S ribosomal protein L3, which yields MTTLHTPAPAAPARPAKALLGTKLGMTQIWDEGGVLRPVTVVRVDTNVVTQIRTLETDGYQAVQLAFGEVNERKVTKPLQGHFAKAGVTPRRHVAEVRTSLVEDYALGQELTADTFEVGQLVDVTGTSKGKGFAGVMKRHGFAGVGASHGSHRNHRKPGSIGACATPGRIFKGLRMAGRMGHARRTVQNLQVRGVDADKGVLLINGAVPGPKGSVVVVRTAVKGA from the coding sequence ATGACAACGCTTCACACGCCGGCTCCGGCTGCGCCTGCCAGGCCCGCCAAGGCGCTGCTAGGTACCAAGCTCGGCATGACCCAGATTTGGGACGAGGGCGGCGTCCTGCGCCCTGTCACCGTCGTGCGGGTGGACACCAACGTGGTCACCCAGATCCGCACCTTGGAGACTGACGGCTACCAGGCCGTGCAGCTTGCCTTCGGGGAGGTCAACGAGCGCAAGGTGACCAAGCCGCTCCAGGGCCACTTCGCCAAGGCAGGTGTCACGCCACGTCGTCACGTGGCGGAGGTACGCACCTCCCTGGTCGAGGACTACGCCCTCGGCCAGGAGCTGACTGCTGACACCTTCGAGGTCGGGCAGCTGGTTGACGTGACCGGAACGTCCAAGGGTAAGGGATTCGCGGGCGTCATGAAGCGCCACGGCTTCGCTGGCGTCGGCGCCTCCCACGGATCCCACCGCAACCACCGCAAGCCGGGCTCGATCGGTGCCTGCGCCACCCCTGGTCGCATCTTCAAGGGGCTGCGCATGGCTGGCCGCATGGGTCACGCGCGGCGCACCGTCCAGAACCTCCAGGTCCGTGGGGTGGACGCCGACAAGGGCGTCCTGCTCATCAACGGTGCCGTCCCCGGCCCCAAGGGCTCGGTGGTCGTCGTCCGCACAGCCGTGAAGGGAGCCTGA